A single window of Oerskovia paurometabola DNA harbors:
- the arc gene encoding proteasome ATPase → MTDTPGLTPGPTPSRDAERQQAILSAKNERLAEALRAARDQIIDLKRQIDELAKPPGTYALFLGAHADGTVDVSAAGRKMHVGASPSLDVSRLQPGQEVKLNEAMTVVAAGGYEQVGELVTVKELLGSDRALVVGRSDEERVVRLAGSLADSPLRVGDSLTIDTRSGFVFEIVPKSEVEELVLEEVPDIDYSDIGGLGPQIEQIRDAVELPFSHPDLFREHGLRPPKGVLLYGPPGCGKTLIAKAVANSLAHTVAKARAAAGELAGETVVSDPEGAKSYFLNVKGPELLNKYVGETERHIRLIFARAREKASQGTPVVVFFDEMESLFRTRGTGLSSDVETTIVPQLLSEIDGVERLDNVIVIGASNREDMIDPAILRPGRLDVKIKIERPDAEGAKEIFAKYLTTDLPIHAEDLAEHGGSPQEALDAMITSVVERMYSEEDENQFLEVTYASGDKEVLFFKDFNSGAMIQNVVDRAKKSAIKDLLATGQRGIRVEHLLAACVDEFKENEDLPNTTNPDDWARISGKKGERIVFIRTIVQKKGDGAGATARTIDTVTNTGQYL, encoded by the coding sequence ATGACCGACACACCTGGACTGACACCTGGACCGACCCCGAGCCGTGACGCGGAGCGCCAGCAGGCGATCCTGTCCGCGAAGAACGAGCGGCTCGCCGAGGCCCTGCGGGCCGCGCGGGACCAGATCATCGACCTCAAGCGGCAGATCGACGAGCTCGCCAAGCCGCCGGGCACCTACGCGCTGTTCCTCGGTGCGCACGCCGACGGCACCGTGGACGTGTCCGCGGCGGGCCGCAAGATGCACGTCGGGGCGAGCCCGAGCCTCGACGTGTCGCGGTTGCAGCCGGGCCAGGAGGTCAAGCTCAACGAGGCCATGACGGTCGTGGCCGCTGGCGGGTACGAGCAGGTCGGCGAGCTCGTGACGGTCAAGGAGCTCCTGGGCTCCGACCGGGCGCTCGTCGTGGGGCGCTCGGACGAGGAGCGCGTCGTGCGGCTCGCGGGCTCGCTCGCCGACTCGCCGCTGCGCGTCGGGGACTCCCTGACGATCGACACGCGCAGCGGGTTCGTGTTCGAGATCGTGCCCAAGTCCGAGGTCGAGGAGCTCGTCCTCGAAGAGGTCCCCGACATCGACTACTCCGACATCGGTGGCCTGGGGCCGCAGATCGAGCAGATCCGCGACGCGGTCGAGCTGCCGTTCAGCCACCCCGACCTGTTCCGCGAGCACGGGCTGCGCCCGCCCAAGGGCGTCCTGCTGTACGGGCCTCCCGGGTGCGGCAAGACGCTCATCGCCAAGGCCGTCGCGAACTCGCTCGCGCACACCGTCGCCAAGGCGCGCGCCGCGGCGGGCGAGCTCGCGGGGGAGACGGTCGTCTCGGACCCCGAGGGTGCCAAGAGCTACTTCCTCAACGTCAAGGGGCCCGAGCTCCTCAACAAGTACGTGGGGGAGACCGAGCGCCATATCCGGCTCATCTTCGCCCGCGCCCGGGAGAAGGCCTCGCAGGGCACCCCGGTCGTGGTGTTCTTCGACGAGATGGAGTCGCTGTTCCGCACGCGCGGCACGGGCCTGTCGTCCGACGTCGAGACGACGATCGTCCCGCAGCTCCTGAGCGAGATCGACGGTGTCGAGCGCCTCGACAACGTCATCGTCATCGGCGCCTCCAACCGCGAGGACATGATCGACCCGGCGATCCTGCGCCCCGGGCGGCTCGACGTGAAGATCAAGATCGAGCGCCCCGACGCCGAGGGGGCCAAGGAGATCTTCGCGAAGTACCTGACCACGGACCTGCCGATCCACGCGGAGGACCTGGCCGAGCACGGCGGGAGCCCGCAGGAGGCCCTCGACGCGATGATCACGAGCGTCGTCGAGCGCATGTACTCCGAGGAGGACGAGAACCAGTTCCTCGAGGTCACGTACGCGAGCGGCGACAAGGAGGTCCTGTTCTTCAAGGACTTCAACTCGGGCGCCATGATCCAGAACGTCGTGGACCGCGCCAAGAAGTCCGCCATCAAGGACCTCCTGGCGACCGGTCAGCGCGGCATCCGGGTCGAGCACCTGCTCGCGGCGTGCGTCGACGAGTTCAAGGAGAACGAGGACCTGCCGAACACGACCAACCCCGACGACTGGGCGCGGATCTCCGGCAAGAAGGGCGAGCGCATCGTCTTCATCCGCACGATCGTCCAGAAGAAGGGCGACGGGGCGGGTGCCACGGCGCGCACCATCGACACCGTGACGAACACGGGGCAGTACCTGTAA
- the dop gene encoding depupylase/deamidase Dop: MGIETEYGVLQPGRPLANPMLMSSQVVTTYRALAARADGARGKARWDYDDEDPLQDARGFHLQRAAAHPSLLTDDPTRPAPSGPVAQRPGVATSLQEVARPTHEEYDDPSAANVILTNGARLYVDHAHPEYSSPEVTNPADAVCWDVAGERIMLAASRELSAVPGSEVVLYKNNVDGKGASYGTHENYLVDREVPFSTIVELLTPFLVTRQVFTGSGRVGLGAVGQEPGFQLSQRADYMEAEVGLETTLRRPIVNTRDEPHADRQRWRRLHLIIGDANLFEVATYLKLGTTSLVLFVIEQLDALATVEGASGASLRAELAALRLHDPVTDVQKVSRDLDLTAPLLLADGRRLTALDVQRAYADVARRAAEHLGTLDDETRSVLDRWDSVLERLGTDPSSCAKEVEWVAKLRLLDRLRQRDHLDWDHPRLAAMDLQWSDVRPERSIYHRLLAAGAAERVVDERAVSQAVHHAPEDTRAYFRGEVMARFGDQVSAASWDSVIFDVVGAPSLQRVPMLDPLRGTRAHIGALLDASTDAGALLEGLAGSR; encoded by the coding sequence ATGGGGATCGAGACCGAGTACGGCGTGCTGCAGCCCGGGCGGCCGCTCGCGAACCCGATGCTCATGTCGAGCCAGGTCGTGACGACCTACCGGGCGCTCGCGGCCCGTGCCGACGGCGCTCGCGGCAAGGCCCGCTGGGACTACGACGACGAGGACCCGTTGCAGGACGCCCGGGGGTTCCACCTCCAGCGCGCCGCGGCCCACCCCTCGCTGCTGACGGACGACCCGACCCGGCCTGCGCCGTCGGGCCCCGTGGCGCAGCGCCCCGGCGTGGCGACCTCCCTCCAGGAGGTCGCGCGCCCTACGCACGAGGAGTACGACGACCCGAGCGCCGCGAACGTCATCCTGACGAACGGTGCGCGGCTGTACGTCGACCACGCGCACCCGGAGTACTCGTCGCCCGAGGTCACGAACCCGGCCGACGCGGTGTGCTGGGACGTCGCGGGCGAGCGCATCATGCTCGCTGCCTCGCGCGAGCTGAGCGCCGTGCCGGGCTCGGAGGTCGTGCTCTACAAGAACAACGTCGACGGCAAGGGCGCCTCGTACGGCACGCACGAGAACTACCTCGTCGACCGAGAGGTACCGTTCTCGACCATCGTCGAGCTGCTCACGCCGTTCCTCGTCACGCGCCAGGTCTTCACGGGCTCGGGGCGCGTGGGCCTCGGCGCCGTGGGGCAGGAGCCGGGCTTCCAGCTCTCGCAGCGCGCGGACTACATGGAGGCCGAGGTCGGCCTCGAGACCACGCTGCGCCGCCCCATCGTCAACACGCGCGACGAGCCGCACGCCGACCGTCAGCGCTGGCGGCGCCTGCACCTGATCATCGGGGACGCGAACCTGTTCGAGGTCGCGACCTACCTCAAGCTCGGCACCACCTCGCTCGTCCTGTTCGTGATCGAGCAGCTCGACGCGCTCGCGACCGTCGAGGGGGCGTCCGGGGCCTCGCTGCGCGCCGAGCTCGCGGCCCTGCGCCTGCACGACCCGGTGACGGACGTCCAGAAGGTCAGCCGCGACCTCGACCTGACCGCGCCGCTCCTGCTCGCCGACGGGCGCCGGCTCACGGCCCTCGACGTCCAGCGCGCGTACGCCGACGTGGCACGCCGCGCGGCCGAGCACCTGGGCACGCTCGACGACGAGACCCGGTCGGTCCTGGACCGCTGGGACTCGGTCCTCGAACGCCTCGGGACGGACCCCTCCTCGTGCGCCAAGGAGGTCGAGTGGGTCGCGAAGCTGCGCCTGCTGGACCGGCTGCGCCAGCGCGACCACCTCGACTGGGACCACCCGCGCCTGGCCGCGATGGACCTCCAGTGGTCGGACGTGCGCCCCGAGCGCAGCATCTACCACCGGTTGCTCGCCGCCGGCGCGGCCGAGCGCGTCGTCGACGAGCGCGCGGTCTCCCAGGCCGTGCACCACGCACCCGAGGACACGCGCGCGTACTTCCGGGGCGAGGTCATGGCCCGGTTCGGCGACCAGGTCTCGGCCGCGAGCTGGGACTCGGTGATCTTCGACGTCGTGGGCGCCCCGTCGCTCCAGCGCGTGCCCATGCTCGACCCGTTGCGCGGCACACGGGCGCACATCGGCGCGCTGCTCGACGCGAGCACGGACGCGGGCGCGCTCCTCGAGGGCCTCGCGGGCAGCCGATGA
- the hisF gene encoding imidazole glycerol phosphate synthase subunit HisF, whose protein sequence is MSVTVRVIPCLDVDAGRVVKGVNFENLRDAGDPVELAARYDAEGADEITFLDVSASSGNRETTYDVVRRTAEQVFVPLTVGGGVRTTDDVDKLLRAGADKVGVNTAAIARPELVAEIADRFGSQVLVLSVDARRVTGEVRTPSGFEVTTHGGRRGTGIDAVEWAVRAAELGAGEILLNSMDADGTTGGFDLEMFGAVRSEVTVPLIASGGAGTPEHFAQAAHAGADAVLAASVFHFRTLTIGDVKAHMREAGLLVR, encoded by the coding sequence ATGTCGGTCACGGTCCGTGTCATCCCTTGCCTGGACGTCGACGCAGGACGCGTCGTGAAGGGCGTCAACTTCGAGAACCTGCGCGACGCGGGCGACCCGGTCGAGCTCGCGGCGCGCTACGACGCGGAGGGGGCGGACGAGATCACGTTCCTCGACGTCTCGGCCTCGTCGGGCAACCGGGAGACCACCTACGACGTGGTGCGCCGCACGGCGGAGCAGGTCTTCGTGCCGCTCACGGTCGGCGGGGGCGTGCGCACGACAGACGACGTCGACAAGCTGCTGCGTGCGGGGGCGGACAAGGTCGGGGTCAACACCGCGGCGATCGCGCGCCCCGAGCTCGTCGCGGAGATCGCCGACCGGTTCGGCAGCCAGGTCCTGGTGCTCTCGGTCGACGCGCGGCGCGTCACCGGCGAGGTGCGGACGCCGTCGGGCTTCGAGGTCACGACGCACGGCGGGCGCCGGGGGACCGGGATCGACGCGGTCGAGTGGGCCGTGCGCGCGGCGGAGCTGGGCGCGGGCGAGATCCTGCTGAACTCGATGGACGCCGACGGCACGACCGGCGGCTTCGACCTCGAGATGTTCGGTGCGGTGCGTTCCGAGGTGACGGTCCCGCTCATCGCGAGCGGTGGAGCGGGCACCCCGGAGCACTTCGCGCAGGCCGCGCACGCCGGCGCGGACGCCGTCCTGGCCGCGAGCGTGTTCCACTTCCGGACCCTGACGATCGGTGACGTCAAGGCGCACATGCGCGAGGCCGGCCTGCTGGTCCGGTGA
- a CDS encoding TIGR03085 family metal-binding protein, translated as MQPTAWHAHERAALVHALTQAGPDAPTLCEGWRTRHLAAHVILREHQPWTQAGANGGPLHGWSDRHLQELAATALEPGGYAALLARVEQPPAAWSPWSWAGDLVNLAEYFVHTEDARRGTWDAGPGDSGTDGGTSGTNPSDGRARDLPPGLRDALWAQLRRAAPLFFRRSPVGVVLVVPGGQRLAVKAPPSRPAEDGRLHGTVVVTGQVGELVLHAFGRGRHAGVAFQGDATDVEALDTAVPGPR; from the coding sequence ATGCAGCCCACCGCCTGGCACGCCCACGAGCGAGCCGCTCTCGTCCACGCCCTCACCCAGGCAGGCCCCGACGCCCCGACCCTCTGCGAGGGATGGCGCACGCGCCACCTCGCGGCACACGTGATCCTGCGCGAGCACCAGCCCTGGACGCAGGCCGGTGCGAACGGCGGGCCGCTGCACGGCTGGTCCGATCGCCACCTCCAGGAGCTCGCCGCGACCGCGCTCGAGCCCGGCGGGTACGCAGCGCTCCTGGCCCGCGTCGAGCAGCCGCCCGCCGCCTGGAGCCCGTGGTCCTGGGCCGGGGACCTCGTCAACCTCGCCGAGTACTTCGTGCACACCGAGGACGCGCGACGCGGCACGTGGGACGCGGGGCCGGGTGACTCCGGGACGGACGGCGGCACCAGCGGCACGAACCCCTCGGACGGGCGCGCCCGCGACCTGCCGCCCGGCCTGCGGGACGCGCTCTGGGCCCAGCTCCGCCGCGCGGCGCCGCTGTTCTTCCGCCGGTCCCCCGTGGGGGTCGTGCTCGTCGTCCCCGGCGGGCAGCGCCTGGCGGTCAAGGCGCCCCCGTCGCGTCCGGCCGAGGACGGCCGCCTCCACGGCACCGTCGTCGTGACGGGCCAGGTGGGCGAGCTCGTGCTCCACGCGTTCGGCCGCGGGCGCCACGCCGGGGTCGCGTTCCAGGGCGACGCGACCGACGTCGAGGCGCTCGACACGGCGGTGCCCGGGCCGCGCTGA
- the prcA gene encoding proteasome subunit alpha, translating into MSMPFYVSPEQLMKDRADFARKGIGRGRSVVVLAYDEGIAFATHNPSRSLHKISEIYDRIAFAAVGKYNEFENLRVAGVRYADLRGYSYDRSDVNARGLANAYAQTLGTVFTTESKPLEVELVVAEVGPSPSQDQIYRLSYDGSVADETGFVVMGGQAEQLGRDLGEAWHPGMTLPEVLRLAVATLGGAGAHDARDALEGAEAIPPSQLEVAVLDRTRPRRAFRRLTGAVLAGLLEEMPEEAPDGP; encoded by the coding sequence ATGAGCATGCCGTTCTACGTCTCGCCCGAGCAGCTCATGAAGGACCGGGCAGACTTCGCGCGCAAGGGCATCGGCCGGGGTCGTTCGGTCGTCGTGCTCGCGTACGACGAGGGCATCGCGTTCGCGACGCACAACCCGTCCCGGTCGTTGCACAAGATCTCGGAGATCTACGACCGCATCGCGTTCGCGGCGGTCGGCAAGTACAACGAGTTCGAGAACCTGCGCGTCGCGGGCGTGCGGTACGCGGACCTGCGCGGCTACTCGTACGACCGGTCCGACGTGAACGCGCGCGGACTCGCGAACGCGTACGCGCAGACGCTCGGCACGGTCTTCACGACCGAGTCCAAGCCGCTCGAGGTCGAGCTGGTCGTGGCCGAGGTCGGGCCGAGCCCGTCCCAGGACCAGATCTACCGCCTGTCCTACGACGGGTCCGTCGCGGACGAGACCGGCTTCGTCGTCATGGGCGGTCAGGCCGAGCAGCTGGGCCGGGACCTGGGCGAGGCCTGGCACCCCGGCATGACGCTCCCCGAGGTGCTGCGCCTCGCGGTCGCGACGCTCGGCGGCGCGGGGGCCCACGACGCCCGCGACGCGCTCGAAGGGGCGGAGGCGATCCCCCCCAGCCAGCTCGAGGTCGCGGTCCTCGACCGCACCCGCCCCCGCCGCGCGTTCCGCCGCCTGACCGGCGCGGTGCTGGCCGGGTTGCTCGAGGAGATGCCCGAGGAGGCTCCGGATGGACCGTAG
- a CDS encoding tRNA (adenine-N1)-methyltransferase — protein sequence MTHDPAHDASALPVPADDAATQAPTPTGADVRRGPLRLGDKVQLTDPRGRLHTITLATGATFHTHRGYLAHEDLVGLPEGSVVRNTAGIEYLALRPLLADYVLSMPRGAAVVYPKDAGQIVAMADIYPGARVVEAGVGSGALTMSLLRAVGDQGTVHSIERREDFAAIARGNVELFFGGEHPAWELSVGDLSDVLPQVAEKGSIDRVVLDMLAPWENLDAVADALAPGGVLICYVATATQLSRLAEDLRSDGRYAEPSAWESLVRGWHLEGLAVRPQHRMVGHTGFLLTARRLADGTVAPLRKRRPAKGSYPVAEEWTPEDLGERSVSDKRVRRVRRDVGQGPQLDPRTGQPLEPVDTVDGVDEPLADPASSVEDTRDDSGAVDND from the coding sequence GTGACCCACGACCCCGCGCACGACGCCTCCGCCCTGCCCGTCCCGGCCGACGACGCCGCCACGCAGGCCCCCACGCCGACCGGCGCCGACGTGCGGCGCGGACCGCTGCGTCTGGGGGACAAGGTCCAGCTCACCGACCCGCGCGGCCGCCTGCACACCATCACGCTCGCGACGGGCGCCACGTTCCACACGCACCGCGGCTACCTCGCGCACGAGGACCTCGTGGGGCTGCCCGAGGGGTCGGTCGTGCGCAACACCGCGGGCATCGAGTACCTCGCGCTGCGCCCCCTGCTCGCCGACTACGTGCTCTCGATGCCGCGCGGCGCGGCCGTGGTCTATCCCAAGGACGCCGGCCAGATCGTCGCGATGGCCGACATCTACCCCGGCGCGCGCGTCGTCGAGGCGGGCGTGGGCTCGGGTGCGCTGACCATGTCGCTGCTGCGCGCCGTCGGCGACCAGGGCACGGTCCACTCGATCGAGCGTCGTGAGGACTTCGCGGCGATCGCGCGCGGGAACGTCGAGCTGTTCTTCGGCGGGGAGCACCCCGCGTGGGAGCTGTCGGTCGGCGACCTGTCCGACGTCCTGCCGCAGGTCGCGGAGAAGGGCTCGATCGACCGCGTCGTGCTCGACATGCTCGCGCCGTGGGAGAACCTCGACGCCGTGGCCGACGCGCTCGCCCCCGGCGGGGTCCTCATCTGCTACGTCGCGACCGCGACCCAGCTCTCGCGCCTCGCCGAGGACCTGCGCTCCGACGGCCGGTACGCCGAGCCCTCGGCATGGGAGTCGCTCGTGCGCGGCTGGCACCTCGAGGGGCTCGCGGTGCGCCCGCAGCACCGCATGGTCGGGCACACGGGCTTCCTGCTCACGGCGCGCCGCCTCGCGGACGGCACGGTCGCGCCCCTGCGCAAGCGTCGCCCCGCGAAGGGGTCCTACCCGGTGGCCGAGGAGTGGACGCCCGAGGACCTCGGCGAGCGGTCGGTCTCCGACAAGCGCGTGCGCCGCGTGCGCCGCGACGTCGGCCAGGGTCCTCAGCTGGACCCGCGCACGGGCCAGCCGCTCGAGCCGGTCGACACCGTGGACGGCGTCGACGAGCCCCTGGCGGACCCCGCGTCCTCGGTCGAGGACACCCGGGACGATTCGGGCGCAGTCGACAACGATTGA
- the pafA gene encoding Pup--protein ligase produces MDRRIFGLETEYGVTCASDDGRGLSADEVARYLFRKVVAWGRSSNVFLRNGSRLYLDVGSHPEYATAECDDVRQLVAYDRGGERILEGLVADAQERLEHEGLPGRIHLFKNNTDSAGNSYGCHENYLVRRQGDFARLSDVLVPFLITRQVLTGAGKILATPRGAIYALSQRADHIWEAVSSATTRSRPIINTRDEPHADAESYRRLHVIVGDSSMAETTTMLKVGATDLILRMIEAGVPMRDMALENPIRAIREISHDMTGKHPVQMANGRTVTAVDLQGEYLQRVKEFVDANGTPTPVVKQVLDLWERGLRALETDDLSLVDRELDWVIKLKILRRYQEKHGLELDDPRIARLDLAYHDISRTDGLYNMLAARGMVERITTDLEVFESTAIPPQTTRAKLRGDFVRKAQEARRDYTVDWVHLKLNDQAQRTVLCKDPFQNVDERVERLIESM; encoded by the coding sequence ATGGACCGTAGGATCTTCGGTCTCGAGACCGAGTACGGCGTGACCTGCGCCTCGGACGACGGCCGCGGCCTGTCCGCGGACGAGGTCGCGCGCTACCTGTTCCGCAAGGTCGTGGCGTGGGGCCGGTCGTCGAACGTCTTCCTGCGCAACGGCTCGCGCCTCTACCTCGACGTCGGCTCCCACCCCGAGTACGCGACGGCCGAGTGCGACGACGTCCGCCAGCTCGTGGCGTACGACCGTGGCGGCGAGCGCATCCTGGAGGGCCTCGTGGCCGACGCCCAGGAGCGGCTCGAGCACGAGGGCCTGCCGGGACGCATCCACTTGTTCAAGAACAACACCGACTCGGCGGGCAACTCCTACGGGTGCCACGAGAACTACCTCGTGCGGCGCCAGGGCGACTTCGCGCGCCTGTCGGACGTGCTGGTGCCGTTCCTCATCACGCGTCAGGTGCTCACGGGGGCCGGGAAGATCCTCGCGACACCACGTGGCGCGATCTACGCCCTGTCGCAGCGTGCGGACCACATCTGGGAGGCCGTCTCGAGCGCCACCACGCGCTCGCGCCCCATCATCAACACGCGCGACGAGCCGCACGCCGACGCCGAGTCCTACCGGCGCCTGCACGTCATCGTCGGAGACTCGTCGATGGCGGAGACCACGACGATGCTCAAGGTCGGGGCGACGGACCTGATCCTGCGCATGATCGAGGCAGGGGTCCCGATGCGGGACATGGCCCTCGAGAACCCGATCCGTGCCATCCGCGAGATCAGCCACGACATGACCGGCAAGCACCCCGTGCAGATGGCGAACGGGCGCACCGTGACGGCCGTGGACCTGCAGGGCGAGTACCTGCAGCGGGTCAAGGAGTTCGTCGACGCGAACGGGACCCCCACGCCGGTCGTGAAGCAGGTCCTGGACCTGTGGGAGCGCGGGCTGCGCGCCCTGGAGACCGACGACCTGTCGCTTGTGGACCGTGAGCTGGACTGGGTCATCAAGCTCAAGATCCTGCGCCGTTACCAGGAGAAGCACGGCCTCGAGCTCGACGACCCGCGCATCGCGCGCCTGGACCTGGCCTACCACGACATCTCGCGGACCGACGGGCTGTACAACATGCTCGCGGCGCGCGGCATGGTCGAGCGCATCACGACGGACCTCGAGGTCTTCGAGTCGACCGCGATCCCGCCGCAGACCACTCGGGCCAAGCTGCGCGGAGACTTCGTGCGCAAGGCCCAGGAGGCCAGGCGTGACTACACGGTCGACTGGGTACACCTCAAGCTCAACGACCAGGCGCAGCGGACCGTGCTGTGCAAGGACCCGTTCCAGAACGTCGACGAGAGGGTCGAGCGGCTCATCGAGTCCATGTGA
- a CDS encoding ubiquitin-like protein Pup produces the protein MAQERTSASHEDRRPDDDAATPAPVAPQAQNRDAEVDSLLEEIDEVLESNAESFVRGFVQKGGE, from the coding sequence ATGGCCCAGGAACGCACCAGCGCATCGCACGAGGACCGACGTCCCGACGACGACGCGGCCACCCCCGCGCCCGTCGCCCCGCAGGCCCAGAACCGGGACGCCGAGGTCGACTCGCTCCTGGAGGAGATCGACGAGGTGCTCGAGTCCAACGCCGAGTCGTTCGTCCGAGGGTTCGTCCAGAAGGGCGGCGAGTAG
- a CDS encoding FKBP-type peptidyl-prolyl cis-trans isomerase gives MRRQHHWSSVVVAVVLALTTTACSELPERGESSANTEVTVSGMIGDPPVVEFQQPLSVPEERGVVVVPGTGAELVEGQDVLLNMYALDGRDATVLQNTYTDAPTSLVLTDAEAGSEIVDLLVGQRVGARVMYLEEANDVPLVLVIDVLPTRASGEEIPAVEGLPGVALDENGAPTVTIPADTAPPGDLVVQPLVRGGGVQVEAGQVITVRFTGVAWSSGEVFDSNWVEGTKPASTMIGIGQIIEGWERGLLEQSVGSQVLLVVPPELAYAGTGRAYADETLVYVVDILDAHFPVIDETPGQETEGQ, from the coding sequence GTGCGCCGCCAGCACCACTGGTCGTCCGTCGTCGTCGCCGTGGTGCTCGCACTGACCACCACGGCCTGCTCGGAGCTGCCGGAGCGCGGCGAGTCGTCCGCGAACACCGAGGTCACGGTCTCGGGCATGATCGGGGACCCGCCCGTCGTCGAGTTCCAGCAGCCCCTGAGCGTCCCCGAGGAGCGCGGCGTGGTCGTCGTCCCGGGGACGGGCGCGGAGCTCGTCGAGGGCCAGGACGTCCTCCTCAACATGTACGCGCTCGACGGGCGCGACGCGACCGTGCTCCAGAACACCTACACCGACGCCCCGACCTCCCTGGTCCTGACGGACGCGGAGGCCGGGTCGGAGATCGTCGACCTCCTGGTCGGGCAGCGCGTCGGGGCGCGCGTGATGTACCTCGAGGAGGCGAACGACGTCCCCCTGGTCCTCGTCATCGACGTGCTCCCGACCCGTGCCTCTGGCGAGGAGATCCCCGCGGTCGAGGGGCTGCCCGGGGTGGCTCTCGACGAGAACGGCGCGCCGACGGTGACGATCCCTGCGGACACCGCCCCTCCGGGGGACCTGGTCGTCCAGCCGCTGGTCCGGGGCGGCGGGGTCCAGGTCGAGGCCGGGCAGGTGATCACGGTCCGCTTCACGGGGGTCGCCTGGTCGTCGGGCGAGGTCTTCGACTCGAACTGGGTCGAGGGCACCAAGCCGGCGTCGACCATGATCGGCATCGGGCAGATCATCGAGGGGTGGGAGCGCGGGCTCCTGGAGCAGAGCGTCGGCAGCCAGGTCCTGCTCGTCGTCCCGCCCGAGCTCGCCTACGCGGGGACGGGGCGGGCCTACGCGGACGAGACGCTCGTGTACGTGGTGGACATCCTGGACGCGCACTTCCCGGTCATCGACGAGACGCCGGGCCAAGAAACGGAAGGTCAGTAG
- the prcB gene encoding proteasome subunit beta codes for MTMDFSGRLPHAFTTPGSSSFVEFLASHAPDLLPSARAAAAGSAAAGHGAVGAQLAPHATTIVALTFGNPGSLGAGVVMAGDRRATMGSMIANREIEKVFPADEFSAVGIAGTAGIAVELVRLFQLELEHYEKIEGALLSLDGKANRLSTMIRANLGLAMQGLAVVPLFAGYDLDRGLGRIFSYDVTGGRYEERDHHSVGSGSVFARGSLKKRWHPGLDPADAVHVAVEALYDAADDDSATGGPDAVRQIWPVVVTVTAEGYRRVPDDELAAVAARIVAERTEAADGNRAARVRIARPTAGLAPEPPGVPPDLPDPTDHAGPTDQAHEGGDAR; via the coding sequence ATGACCATGGACTTCTCCGGGCGTCTGCCGCACGCCTTCACCACGCCGGGCTCGTCCTCCTTCGTGGAGTTCCTCGCGAGCCACGCCCCCGACCTCCTGCCGTCCGCGCGGGCCGCTGCCGCGGGCTCCGCCGCCGCCGGCCACGGCGCTGTCGGCGCGCAGCTCGCCCCGCACGCCACGACGATCGTCGCGCTGACCTTCGGGAACCCCGGGTCGCTGGGGGCGGGGGTCGTCATGGCGGGGGACCGCCGCGCCACGATGGGGTCGATGATCGCCAACCGCGAGATCGAGAAGGTCTTCCCGGCCGACGAGTTCTCCGCGGTGGGCATCGCGGGGACCGCGGGCATCGCGGTCGAGCTCGTGCGACTCTTCCAGCTCGAGCTCGAGCACTACGAGAAGATCGAGGGCGCGCTGCTGTCGCTCGACGGCAAGGCGAACCGGCTCTCGACCATGATCCGGGCGAACCTCGGCCTGGCCATGCAGGGCCTGGCCGTCGTCCCGCTGTTCGCGGGCTACGACCTGGACCGCGGGTTGGGGCGCATCTTCTCCTACGACGTCACGGGCGGACGGTACGAGGAGCGCGACCACCACAGCGTGGGGTCGGGCTCGGTCTTCGCGCGCGGGTCGCTCAAGAAGCGCTGGCACCCGGGGCTCGACCCCGCCGACGCGGTCCACGTGGCCGTCGAGGCCCTGTACGACGCGGCCGACGACGACTCGGCCACGGGCGGACCGGACGCGGTCCGTCAGATCTGGCCCGTCGTGGTCACCGTGACCGCTGAGGGGTACCGCCGGGTCCCGGACGACGAGCTCGCGGCGGTCGCGGCGCGGATCGTCGCGGAGCGCACCGAGGCGGCCGACGGAAACCGTGCGGCGCGCGTGCGCATCGCACGCCCCACCGCCGGCCTCGCCCCGGAGCCGCCGGGGGTCCCGCCCGACCTGCCGGACCCCACCGACCACGCCGGCCCGACCGACCAGGCGCACGAGGGAGGTGACGCACGATGA